Proteins found in one Xenopus laevis strain J_2021 chromosome 1L, Xenopus_laevis_v10.1, whole genome shotgun sequence genomic segment:
- the rassf6.L gene encoding uncharacterized protein LOC495337: protein MAKQTPVQSSMAIINETKYITRSQLESLLKRYNCYFKDQKNLHISYHQDEHGKIIISGLIEIFWGVQRPIRFQMQDDKFSFSECIQLPEVIGSSIAKSGMMRWGEFDDLYHISELEETPMSSDEDTESNNGLTYSYDSSTLRPKHKEDPPDSPSLYRTMSDAALVKKRVKPNTPNRGSLQQHRFSINGHFYNYKTSIFTPAFGSQTKVMIDSNMKTEEVIKQLLHKFKVETSPNEFALYIIHATGEKKKLKNLDCPLWERLLQGPSGKIARMFLMDREAEEINSDVAQYIKFSLPLLESFLTKLNEEEEREIQRTMDKFLKEKAILIQFLKSKHVKIKMTETTV from the exons ATGGCCAAACAAACTCCAGTTCAAAGTTCCATGGCCATAATAAATGAAACAAAGTACATTACCAG AAGTCAACTGGAATCCTTATTGAAAAGATATAACTGTTACTTCAAGGATCAAAAGAATCTTCACATATCGTATCACCAA GATGAACATggaaaaatcattatttctggACTCATCGAGATTTTTTGGGGAGTGCAGCGACCAATCAGATTCCAGATGCAGGATGATAAATTTTCCTTTTCAGAATGTATTCAGCTGCCAGAAGTTATTGGTTCAAGTATAGCTAAAAG TGGAATGATGCGCTGGGGTGAATTTGATGACCTTTACCACATTAGTGAATTAGAAGAGACTCCAATGAGTTCAGATGAGGATACAGAGAGCAATAATG GCTTAACCTACAGTTATGACAGCAGTACACTCAGGCCTAAACACAAGGAAGACCCTCCAGACTCCCCTTCATTGTACAGAACAATGAGTGATGCTGCACTGGTTAAGAAGAGGGTCAAACCAAACACTCCTAACAGAGGAAGCCTACAGCAACACCGGTTTTCCATAAATGGACATTTTTACAACTACAAG aCATCAATTTTCACTCCAGCTTTTGGATCTCAAACAAAAGTAATGATAGACAGCAATATGAAAACTGAAGAAGTGATCAAACAATTGCTGCATAAATTTAAG gttGAAACAAGTCCCAATGAATTTgcactatatataatacatgcTACAGGTG AAAAGAAGAAACTTAAGAATTTAGATTGTCCACTATGGGAGAGACTTCTACAAGGTCCTTCAGGAAAGATAGCTAGGATGTTCCTCATGGACAGAGAAGCAGAAGAAATTAACAGTgat GTAGCACAATACATAAAATTTAGCCTTCCACTTCTAGAATCATTTTTGACAAAATTAAATGAAGAAGAGGAACGGGAAATTCAAAGAACTATGGACAA GTTCTTAAAAGAAAAGGCCATTTTAATTCAGTTCCTAAAAAGCAAACATGTCAAAATCAAAATGACAGAAACTACAGTCTAA
- the LOC121400630 gene encoding ubiquitin carboxyl-terminal hydrolase 42-like, translating to MSEIKPTEKIIFQSEKIFVKWRNTWTIGAGLRNLGNTCYMNSVLQCLTYTAPLANYLLTREHSKTCVQRGFCMMCVMQNHVTEVLGHPEGVIKPLPIYNGLHNIAGHFIQGRQEDAHEFLRFAVDALQQACLRDYDSQDMKTKATSFIHRVFGGYLRSQVMCLNCLGESNTFDKFMDIQLDIKNSNSITEALKEYVKPEELGELCYKCSKCNEMVTATKTLSIKRPSNVLTLCLNTFDVFIANKISKMVAYPEIIDIRPYTSEPNGEPITYRLYAVLVHAGNTCDSGHYYCYVKAPNGKCYNMNDQSVSLVDKTTMLRQQAYLLFYIRSNDDQKRRETTTSTQATLNSQKPVISKSAGFGTDPKVKQIPKTSNLKREEILDKKEESKGKGLKRPFTDITSSKTPSTLPTASSSLQKPINSQPEGIKRIKLDRSLLFKIAGTKRRCPSPLQFVLPSEPFKKDILIKTKN from the exons ATGAGTGAAATCAAACCAACAGAGAAAATTATATTTCAATCAGAAAAAATCTTTGTGAAATGGCGGAACACGTGGACCATTGGAGCAGGCCTTAGAAATTTGGGCAACACGTGCTACATGAACTCAGTTCTGCAGTGCCTTACATACACAGCTCCGCTGGCAAATTATCTACTTACCCGTGAGCATTCTAAGACAT GTGTACAAAGAGGATTCTGCATGATGTGTGTAATGCAGAATCATGTAACTGAAGTCCTAGGCCATCCTGAAGGAGTAATCAAGCCACTGCCTATCTACAATGGACTTCACA ACATTGCTGGGCACTTCATACAGGGACGCCAAGAAGATGCCCATGAATTCTTGCGCTTTGCCGTTGATGCACTGCAACAGGCTTGTCTGAGGGACTATGACAG cCAAGACATGAAGACAAAGGCCACATCCTTTATCCATCGAGTATTTGGTGGATACCTGCGTTCTCAAG TGATGTGTCTCAACTGTTTAGGAGAATCTAACACCTTTGACAAGTTTATGGATATACAGCTGGACATTAAG aaTTCAAACAGTATTACAGAGGCCCTAAAGGAATATGTGAAGCCAGAAGAACTCGGAGAACTTTGCTATAAATGCAGCAa ATGCAATGAAATGGTGACGGCTACAAAGACATTATCTATTAAGCGGCCATCCAATGTGCTGACCTTGTGCCTGAATACATTTGATGTGTTTATCGCTAACAAGATTTCTAAG ATGGTAGCCTATCCAGAAATTATTGATATTCGGCCTTATACCTCGGAGCCGAATGGAGAGCCAATTACCTACAGACTATATGCCGTCCTTGTTCATGCTGGGAATACTTGCGACAGTGGACATTATTACTGTTATGTGAAG GCTCCTAATGGCAAATGCTACAACATGAATGACCAATCTGTGTCTCTTGTGGATAAGACAACAATGTTGAGGCAGCAGGCCTACCTGTTGTTCTATATCAG ATCCAATGATGACCAGAAAAGAAGAGAAACAACTACTTCTACACAAGCTACTTTGAATTCTCAAAAGCCAGTGATAAGTAAATCAGCAGGATTTGGGACAGACCCTAAGGTCAAG CAAATTCCCAAAACAAGCAATTTGAAAAGAGAGGAAATATTGGACAAAAAGGAGGAAAGTAAGGGAAAGGGCCTTAAAAGGCCATTCACTGATATAACGTCCAGCAAGACACCATCTACTTTACCCACAGCAAGTTCCAGTCTTCAAAAGCCGATAAACAGCCAACCAGAAGGCATAAAGAGGATTAAATTAGACAGATCCCTCTTATTCAAG